The following proteins come from a genomic window of Kocuria palustris:
- a CDS encoding Lrp/AsnC family transcriptional regulator, which produces MFTAIVMISTDPQRIPEIAQEVSDLRGVSEVYSVTGEWDLIALVRVRRHEELSDVIADRLSKVRGIQETVTQIAFRTYSSHDLEEAFSLGMD; this is translated from the coding sequence ATGTTCACCGCCATCGTCATGATCAGCACCGATCCGCAGCGGATCCCCGAGATCGCCCAGGAGGTCTCGGATCTGCGCGGCGTCTCCGAGGTCTACTCGGTCACCGGCGAGTGGGACCTCATCGCCCTGGTGCGCGTGCGTCGCCACGAGGAGCTCTCGGACGTCATCGCCGATCGGCTCTCCAAGGTCCGGGGCATCCAGGAGACGGTCACCCAGATCGCCTTCCGCACCTACAGCAGCCACGACCTCGAGGAGGCCTTCTCCCTCGGCATGGACTGA
- a CDS encoding cytochrome c oxidase subunit 3, which translates to MTTATHAPARPAPVINRPNLTAVGTIVWLASEVMFFAGLFAMYFTLRATVPEVWDEGASLLNIPLATVNTIVLVLSSVTCQFGVFAAERLQPRRTGGLFSVAKWGMVEWFILTFLMGAFFVSVQVFEYATLWSHGLGIASSAYGSAFYLTTGFHAIHVTGGLVAFLVIIGRAFLAKRFGHYEATSAIVVSYYWHFVDVVWIALFAIVYFLQ; encoded by the coding sequence GTGACGACTGCAACCCATGCCCCAGCGCGACCCGCCCCGGTCATCAACCGCCCGAACCTCACCGCAGTGGGGACCATCGTGTGGCTGGCCTCCGAAGTCATGTTCTTCGCCGGCCTGTTCGCGATGTACTTCACGCTGCGCGCCACGGTTCCCGAGGTCTGGGATGAGGGCGCCTCGCTGCTCAACATCCCCCTGGCCACCGTGAACACCATCGTGCTGGTGCTGTCCTCCGTGACCTGCCAGTTCGGCGTCTTCGCGGCCGAGCGCCTCCAGCCCCGACGCACCGGCGGCCTGTTCTCCGTCGCCAAGTGGGGCATGGTCGAGTGGTTCATCCTCACGTTCCTCATGGGCGCGTTCTTCGTCTCCGTGCAGGTCTTCGAGTACGCCACCCTCTGGTCGCACGGCCTCGGCATCGCGTCCTCGGCCTACGGCTCGGCGTTCTACCTCACGACCGGCTTCCACGCCATCCACGTGACCGGCGGCCTCGTGGCCTTCCTGGTGATCATCGGGCGCGCCTTCCTGGCCAAGCGCTTCGGTCACTACGAGGCCACGTCGGCGATCGTCGTCTCCTACTACTGGCACTTCGTGGACGTCGTCTGGATCGCCCTGTTCGCGATCGTCTACTTCCTGCAGTGA
- the trpD gene encoding anthranilate phosphoribosyltransferase, producing the protein MTSNSEIPTHPSAPLDWPELTTSLIQGRDLSAEQAWSAMDAVMRGDVQDIALAGFLVALRAKGESVDELKGLADAMVSHARPLDVPGPAVDIVGTGGDRLRSVNISTMSALVAAGAGARVVKHGNRASSSKSGSADCLEALGVQLDMPVSMVESCAREVGITFCFAQTFHPSMRFAAGARKALGVATAFNFLGPISNPALVEASAIGVADRALAPVMAGVFRDRGHRALVFRGGDGLDELTITESSEVWEVRDGEITEHVLEPQDFGMPRGTVEDLRGQDAEYNAAVARRILSGEFGHVRNTVLLNAASALMALDEAPVGSFQERMAAAIERAAQSLDTGAAQRVLDRWIAHSRS; encoded by the coding sequence GTGACTTCGAACAGCGAGATCCCCACGCACCCCTCGGCGCCGCTGGACTGGCCCGAGCTCACCACCTCCCTGATCCAGGGCCGCGATCTCAGTGCGGAGCAGGCATGGTCGGCCATGGACGCGGTCATGCGCGGCGACGTCCAGGACATCGCCCTGGCCGGGTTCCTGGTCGCGCTGCGGGCCAAGGGGGAGAGCGTCGACGAGCTCAAGGGGCTGGCCGACGCGATGGTCTCCCACGCCCGCCCGCTCGATGTGCCCGGCCCGGCCGTGGACATCGTGGGCACGGGCGGGGATCGCCTGCGCTCCGTGAACATCTCCACCATGTCCGCGCTCGTGGCCGCCGGCGCCGGCGCCCGGGTGGTCAAGCACGGCAACCGCGCCTCGTCGTCCAAGTCCGGCTCGGCGGACTGCCTCGAGGCTCTCGGCGTGCAGCTGGACATGCCCGTGTCCATGGTGGAGTCCTGTGCTCGGGAGGTCGGGATCACCTTCTGCTTCGCCCAGACCTTCCACCCCTCCATGCGCTTCGCCGCCGGCGCCCGCAAGGCGCTGGGCGTGGCCACGGCCTTCAACTTCCTGGGCCCGATCTCCAACCCGGCGCTCGTGGAGGCCTCCGCGATCGGCGTGGCCGACCGCGCGCTGGCGCCCGTGATGGCGGGAGTGTTCCGGGATCGCGGCCACCGCGCTCTGGTCTTCCGCGGCGGCGACGGGCTCGACGAGCTGACCATCACCGAGTCCTCGGAGGTCTGGGAGGTCCGCGACGGCGAAATCACCGAGCACGTGCTCGAGCCGCAGGACTTCGGAATGCCGCGCGGCACGGTCGAGGACCTGCGGGGCCAGGACGCCGAGTACAACGCGGCAGTGGCCCGCCGGATCCTCTCCGGGGAGTTCGGCCACGTGCGCAACACGGTCCTGCTGAATGCGGCCTCGGCCCTGATGGCCCTCGATGAGGCTCCGGTCGGCTCCTTCCAGGAGCGCATGGCCGCGGCGATCGAGCGCGCCGCGCAGTCCCTGGACACCGGTGCCGCCCAGCGGGTGCTGGATCGCTGGATCGCGCACTCGCGGAGCTGA
- a CDS encoding DUF3054 domain-containing protein translates to MTGPVPEVEVSREPAKRIQPFVILWVVLDAFLVCLFGAIGKSSHDGSAWLFFDAAWPFLVGLGVGWLAVAFLRRPGRELVSGLIIWALTVVVGALLRVAAGDGAPVSFLLVTASVLLVFLLGWRLIASVVVRVRR, encoded by the coding sequence ATGACCGGACCTGTACCTGAAGTCGAAGTCAGCCGCGAGCCGGCCAAGCGCATCCAGCCCTTCGTGATCCTCTGGGTCGTCCTCGATGCGTTCCTCGTCTGCCTCTTCGGCGCGATCGGCAAGTCCTCCCACGACGGCAGCGCCTGGCTGTTCTTCGATGCGGCATGGCCGTTCCTGGTGGGGCTCGGCGTCGGCTGGCTGGCCGTGGCCTTCCTGCGCCGCCCTGGCCGCGAGCTGGTCTCCGGGCTGATCATCTGGGCTCTGACGGTCGTGGTCGGCGCCCTGCTGCGCGTGGCCGCAGGCGACGGCGCCCCGGTGTCGTTCCTGCTCGTGACGGCCTCGGTGCTGCTGGTCTTCCTGCTGGGCTGGCGCCTGATCGCGTCCGTCGTGGTGCGCGTGCGCCGCTGA
- a CDS encoding c-type cytochrome, translated as MKALSQKRRHPLAILALLLSALLLTGGLYAVATTSNQAQAADEYTAEDVEQGESLFLANCSTCHGLDAQGTDAGPSLIGVGAAAVDFQVGTGRMPMQMQGPQAQKKPQQFNEEQTSQLAAYVASLGAGPAVPEDEYLDVSEGDAANGSKVFLANCAMCHNAAGAGGALTRGKFAPSLMGVEENHIYEAMQTGPQNMPVFNDANITPEEKRDVITYLKTVETNTDPGGFGLGSLGPVSEGLFIWTIGLMIIIGFTVWLTTRSA; from the coding sequence GTGAAGGCTCTCTCACAGAAGCGTCGCCATCCGCTCGCCATCCTGGCGCTGCTCCTGAGCGCCCTGCTGCTCACCGGTGGTCTCTACGCAGTCGCCACCACCTCGAACCAGGCCCAGGCCGCGGACGAGTACACGGCCGAGGACGTCGAGCAGGGCGAGTCCCTCTTCCTCGCCAACTGCTCCACCTGCCACGGCCTGGACGCCCAGGGCACGGACGCCGGCCCGTCGCTGATCGGTGTGGGCGCTGCCGCCGTGGACTTCCAGGTCGGCACCGGCCGCATGCCCATGCAGATGCAGGGCCCGCAGGCCCAGAAGAAGCCGCAGCAGTTCAACGAGGAGCAGACCAGCCAGCTGGCCGCCTACGTCGCTTCGCTCGGCGCCGGTCCTGCCGTCCCCGAGGACGAGTACCTGGACGTCTCCGAGGGCGACGCCGCCAATGGCTCCAAGGTCTTCCTGGCCAACTGCGCCATGTGCCACAACGCCGCCGGCGCCGGCGGCGCACTGACCCGCGGCAAGTTCGCCCCGTCGCTCATGGGCGTCGAGGAGAACCACATCTACGAGGCCATGCAGACCGGCCCGCAGAACATGCCCGTGTTCAACGACGCGAACATCACCCCCGAGGAGAAGCGCGACGTCATCACGTACCTGAAGACGGTCGAGACCAACACCGACCCCGGCGGCTTCGGCCTCGGCTCGCTCGGCCCGGTCTCCGAGGGCCTGTTCATCTGGACCATCGGTCTGATGATCATCATCGGCTTCACCGTCTGGCTCACCACCAGGTCCGCCTGA